A region from the Sandaracinus amylolyticus genome encodes:
- a CDS encoding alpha-amylase family glycosyl hydrolase: MMLALTACTSAPGAPPADGIDAGARRRDASIAIDGATERDVGPRVDGGDPFTTFDRAWWERAVIYFVMVDRFSNGDRTNDGDATCTDPSAPILFHGGDLQGIVDRLDYLEELGVTAVWITPVQRQVGRRGDQCGYHGYWADLGVPDDGAIEPRLGGEAALRALIDALHERGMRLIVDLVVNHAGYGARVVGQRPEWFHPGAGCETLGDPEIYCALSGLPDFAHERDDVADYLDAMSTSFVSRFAFDGIRMDTVKHVEESYFRERWVPAVREERPGLYLLGELFDEGGYALFDRYLDAGFDGLFDFPLRRALIDSVARGGSLGAVAGRAQEAVTRWGAERARLRATMIDNHDVPRFVEEMSSASDAEKSARLRLALGVLFTVPGIPQLYMGDELGMGGTYPLNRRDMPAWAWRAEDREGAHGGALPDAARIHDEVRALARLRASTPALHAGGYTELWRPAPGGVNAWAFFRSVGESRVVVAVNGGATTISDLQVPYRTNPGIADRDRETPDGTTLMRVHGPESATARVVEGRIALTIAPRSLAVFAMP; encoded by the coding sequence ATGATGCTGGCGTTGACGGCGTGCACGAGCGCGCCGGGCGCGCCTCCAGCGGACGGGATCGACGCGGGGGCGCGACGTCGCGACGCGTCGATCGCGATCGACGGCGCGACGGAGCGCGACGTGGGCCCGCGCGTCGACGGAGGCGATCCGTTCACCACGTTCGACCGCGCGTGGTGGGAGCGCGCGGTGATCTACTTCGTGATGGTCGATCGCTTCTCCAACGGCGATCGCACCAACGACGGCGACGCGACGTGCACCGATCCGAGCGCGCCGATCCTGTTCCACGGCGGCGATCTCCAGGGCATCGTCGATCGGCTCGACTACCTCGAAGAGCTCGGCGTCACCGCGGTGTGGATCACGCCGGTGCAGCGACAGGTCGGCCGGCGCGGCGATCAGTGCGGCTATCACGGCTACTGGGCGGATCTCGGTGTGCCCGACGACGGCGCGATCGAGCCGCGCCTCGGCGGTGAGGCCGCGCTGCGCGCGCTGATCGACGCGCTGCACGAGCGCGGGATGCGCTTGATCGTCGACCTCGTCGTCAACCACGCGGGCTACGGGGCGCGCGTCGTGGGCCAGCGGCCCGAGTGGTTCCACCCGGGCGCGGGCTGCGAGACATTGGGCGATCCCGAGATCTACTGCGCGCTCTCGGGGCTGCCGGACTTCGCGCACGAGCGCGACGACGTCGCGGACTACCTCGACGCGATGAGCACGTCGTTCGTGTCGCGCTTCGCGTTCGACGGGATCCGCATGGACACCGTGAAGCACGTGGAGGAGTCGTACTTCCGCGAGCGATGGGTGCCCGCGGTGCGCGAGGAGCGTCCGGGGCTCTACCTGCTCGGCGAGCTCTTCGACGAGGGTGGATATGCGCTCTTCGATCGCTATCTCGACGCGGGGTTCGACGGGCTCTTCGACTTCCCGCTGCGTCGCGCGCTGATCGACTCGGTCGCGCGCGGCGGCTCGCTCGGAGCGGTCGCGGGACGCGCGCAAGAGGCGGTGACGCGCTGGGGCGCCGAGCGCGCGCGGCTGCGCGCGACGATGATCGACAACCACGACGTGCCGCGCTTCGTCGAGGAGATGAGCAGCGCGAGCGATGCCGAGAAGAGCGCGCGACTGCGGCTCGCGCTCGGCGTGCTCTTCACGGTGCCGGGCATCCCGCAGCTCTACATGGGTGACGAGCTCGGGATGGGCGGCACGTATCCGCTCAATCGGCGGGACATGCCGGCGTGGGCGTGGCGCGCCGAGGATCGCGAGGGCGCGCACGGCGGCGCGCTGCCCGATGCGGCGCGCATCCACGACGAGGTGCGCGCGCTCGCGCGACTGCGCGCATCGACGCCCGCGCTGCACGCGGGCGGATACACGGAGCTCTGGCGCCCTGCGCCGGGCGGCGTGAACGCGTGGGCGTTCTTCCGCAGCGTGGGAGAGAGTCGAGTCGTCGTCGCAGTGAACGGAGGCGCGACGACGATCAGCGATCTGCAGGTGCCTTATCGCACGAACCCCGGCATCGCCGATCGCGATCGCGAGACCCCCGACGGCACCACTCTGATGCGAGTCCACGGCCCGGAGAGCGCGACCGCGCGCGTGGTCGAAGGCCGCATCGCGCTCACGATCGCGCCGCGATCACTCGCCGTCTTCGCGATGCCGTGA